GTTCGGCGAACGCATCTCGGTCGAGGTCACCCTCGACGAGTGCGTCGATACCGCGGTTCATCCGTTTTTCGAGGTGGGTCGAAAGCCACGGGGCCGCGCCGAACTCCGCGGCGTGCGACACCTCGTGGAAGGCGATCCAGCGGCGGAACCGTGGGTAGTCGACGTCGAGCGAATCGGCGACGCGACGGATGTTCGGGTGGACGAAGTAGAGGCCGTGGTCGTCGTCGCCCTCGGCGAGGAGGAGAGGGTCGTACTGTCCGAGGACGTTGTTGCCGAGGAACGAGAGGACGAGCGCGAACGTTCCGGTGTTGACCGCGCGGGTGACGCCCGGAAGCACCGAGGGACCGTGTTCCTCGAAGGGGGCCATAACTCGGCGGAACGTTCTGACGTTGGCGTCTATCCAGTGGTGTCGGTTCTGTACCTCTACCACGTCGGGGACGTCGAACGACACCTCGGCGACCTCGGCGAGTCGGTCCCGTGCGTCTCGAACGTCAGATGCGTACCCCTCTCGTTCGGCAGCAGAGAGGTCGAGCGTACCCGGGTCTGTCGCTGCTCTCGCGGCTTCGCTGACGGCATCCCAG
The genomic region above belongs to Haloferax marinisediminis and contains:
- a CDS encoding zinc-dependent metalloprotease, yielding MNFLRSVRVVADASATGTGNIDWDAVSEAARAATDPGTLDLSAAEREGYASDVRDARDRLAEVAEVSFDVPDVVEVQNRHHWIDANVRTFRRVMAPFEEHGPSVLPGVTRAVNTGTFALVLSFLGNNVLGQYDPLLLAEGDDDHGLYFVHPNIRRVADSLDVDYPRFRRWIAFHEVSHAAEFGAAPWLSTHLEKRMNRGIDALVEGDLDRDAFAELDTAMTSVEGYAELLMDRAFDEEYEDLRRKLDERRQGGGPIAKLARRALGLGLKRRQYERGARFFEYVADKRGIAAASRVWDHPENLPTDAELDAPERWIARVSP